The Triticum aestivum cultivar Chinese Spring chromosome 4B, IWGSC CS RefSeq v2.1, whole genome shotgun sequence sequence TACCGATAGTGTTTCACAGCCGAATGGTTCGTCAGCTGGAAACACAAGGGGGTTACAGCAGTAAATTACCGTGTGCCCACATGACTGGCCGAGTCCCAAAGAACAGAACGATACATTCAGGCAATCGAGTCCCTCGTCCTGCACCGCTGTAAAACCCGCAATCATTGAACTTAAAAAAGTCTCATCATGTGCTATCCTATACCTGGCTAAGCTTTTCCTGTAACCTAAACCCATGTAACTTCTGGTAAGGGCATCATCACGTCAGTTGGCTTCTCCACGCTGCAATGATCTCCTGAAAAGATGATCTGGAATCTGGAGGGCTCTACCATGACCAGTCTATTGTACTAGTTCCTCTGTCAAAAAGCACAAGACAAACAAGAATGTCAGACAACCGTGAATCCTGAACACATGATTCCTAATTGTTCAAGCTACATAATCATGCACATGATGAACAGATTACTGCTATTACTTGTTAACAGTATTCAGTGAATATTGCAGTTGGTGTTCTACTGGAGATGGAACAGACTACAGAGCATAGGCAGAAAGCAACCTTGCACTGTCGCACATGAGTAGTCTGATTAGAAATAATAGCATCGCATCTTAAAATTATCTTATGAATGAATCACTGAAGGCTAATTTGAGGCCGAGGCACACTGTTTTCTAGCAATAATGAATGTCTCACCAAATTTAATGATCTCATTGCTCATGATGATGCATAAGCTGGTGCTCTCAGGAATTGCAGAGTTGCAGGCATGTTGCGTCCAAATTCAAACGCGAATCAACAATCATTAACCATGGACAATGAGCAGATGGGTTCAGGCAACAAGAGAGAACTCACCGACTAGGCCGCCGCCGGCTGCGGCGGCGACTGAGGTGTGTGTATcggcggaggtggagatggcggcgGAGGTGGCTGGGGTTTGTGTATCGTCCGAGGTGGAGATGGCGACGTCGGCGAGAACCCGCATGCGCTCGATCTCTAGGTCCCGCATGGCCTCCAGGCGGCGGTCCTCCAGCCGTGTCGCCTCCATCTGATTGGCCGCCTCAACCCGCTCGTACGTCCCCGCCAGCCTATCCAGAGCAACTGCAACCTCCGTGCAGGCCGCCCCTCCATTCCCGTGGTGATGCTCCGCGGAGGAGCTCAGCGGCGACAACGAGACGGCCGTCCTCCGCCGCTTGGGCACCGGCGGCCAGTCGCGGTAGAGGGGAGACCCGCcggtctcctcctcgtcctcctggcggtCCTCCCGCTCGACCTTGGGCGCGAGGCGGTGCGGGACCGAGGGGGCCTGGCGGAGGAGcttggcgaggcggcggagggagccggagagcggcggcggcgacgagggcctGGAGCGGTCGGCCCTGAGGCGCTTCTTGAGGTAGTCCATGCGGTTCTTGCACTGGTCGACGGTGCGCGGCGCGCGGCCGtcagcggcgcggcgggcggtGACGGCCGCGGCGCAGGCGCGCCAGTCGGAGGTGCGGAGGGGGCCGCCGCCGGCGCGGAGGTGGCGCGGGCCCCAGGCCTCGAGCAGCGCGGCCGTCTCGCCGTCGCTCCAGGGCTCGGGGGTCCAGGCGggcgggggcggcgcg is a genomic window containing:
- the LOC123094913 gene encoding uncharacterized protein, which encodes MSAIAHRRRRPAPPPPAWTPEPWSDGETAALLEAWGPRHLRAGGGPLRTSDWRACAAAVTARRAADGRAPRTVDQCKNRMDYLKKRLRADRSRPSSPPPLSGSLRRLAKLLRQAPSVPHRLAPKVEREDRQEDEEETGGSPLYRDWPPVPKRRRTAVSLSPLSSSAEHHHGNGGAACTEVAVALDRLAGTYERVEAANQMEATRLEDRRLEAMRDLEIERMRVLADVAISTSDDTQTPATSAAISTSADTHTSVAAAAGGGLVEELVQ